The Blautia pseudococcoides genome segment GCGTATCCGCCATTTAATGGAAGATACCCACGGTCGAATGACCCGCACTGGACTTGAACAGACACTTCATTATAGTGGAAACTATCTGAATTCTATTATTAAAAAAAATACCGGAATGAGTCTTTTTGAATATGGTAAAGATTTTGCTATGAACGAAGCTGCAAGACTGTTGGTAGAAACTGATCAGACTATTGCATCCATTATGGAAAATCTACATTTCTCTAACTGGGGACACTTTAACCAATTATTTACAAAACAGTTTGGGATGCTGCCAAGTAAATATAGAGAACAGCGAAAAAAATAAAAGTTCTCCCCTACTGTAGATGAACTGCCTATGAGACTGACTGAGTTATTGATGAATACAGCTATTGACACGTTCAGAAATGAAGGGAATATAAATTTATCAAAATATCTCAAATCACTGTTAGAAGATCACAGAAATGGAATTGGACATCGAAAAGAAAGTGACTGCCGATAACATTTGAATTTATGCGGAAGAATTGGAGGAGGTAAGTCACTTGAAGAAGAATGTATTGTTTAAATTTTATTAGTTCTTGCATTCGTATCAGCTATAATTACCCTTGTAGCGCATAACGATATAACACTGATAATTGCAATTATTCTAATCGCTGTATGTGTTTCCCAATCTATCAAGTGGAAATGGGGGAAGAATATGATAGGAGTATATTTTAGCGGAACAGGAAACTCAAAGTATTGTATAGAAAAATTTGTACAAGAATACCATGCGGGAGCAGCCGTGTTTTCCATTGAAAACGAAGAACTTTTGAGGAAAATCGGACAGCATGAAGACATTGTATTTGCTTACCCGGTGCAATATAGCAATATACCCAAAATAGTGAGAGATTTTATAATCAATCACCAAAATATCTGGAAAGAAAAGCGGATTTTCGTAATTGCCACGATGGGTTTGTTCAGCGGTGACGGCGCTGGTATGTTGGCTCGCTTGTTGGAAAAGTACGGCGCACACATCATTGGTGGACTGCACCTCAAAATGCCGGACAGTATCGGTGATGAAAAAGCATTAAAGCGACCTTTGGAAACAAACAAAAGACTTGTTGCAAATGCGGAAAATAAAATAAAAGCTGCTGTACGAGAATTGCGAAATGAAAATCCGCCGCAGGAGGGAATCGGATTTTTCTATCATTTAGCCGGTCTGTTTGGACAGAGATTATATTTTCCTAACAAGACACGGCACTATACAGATAAATTGAAGATTGCTACACAAAAATGCATCGGTTGTGGTAAGTGCGTTGCTCTATGTCCTATGGAAAATATTGATTTAAGAGACCGGATCGCGGCAGCAGATAGCCGATGCACCATGTGCTACCGCTGCGTTAGCAATTGCCCTAAACAGGCAATCACGCTATTAGGGAAACAGGTTGTTGAACAGTGCAGGATTGAAAATTATCTATAAATCAAATCAAAATTTGATTTTCAAGAAACTATGACCTCTTAACAAAGGTTACAGAGTTTTAATAAACTCCTCCGAAAACCTTGAAAATAAAGGATTGAGATTGTAGAAAAAGAAATCATCTTTGCATAATCGAGTAGGAGGCTAACCATTAGTTGATAAGCCGGCCCCTCACACCACTTATCCCGACTTTATTGTTATCCTGAATCGCTTCATTAATGCCTATCAATTGCCGATTTAAGGTACCCGTGCCCAACCCCCTCCGGATTCCATGCAATGTCTTACCATCGCCTGTGACATGCTCAATTCCGGCCTTTTTAAGATATTTACGAAAGATGCAGGCAATGGATACCCCGTCATGGAAGTAATTGTATGGTGCGATGTGCCTGACAAATACATGGCAGTCAGATGTTTCCGGTCTGCCATGGAGGATATAGTCAGCAACGGCAGTCAATACCTGTTTTGACACTGGCATATGTAACGGAATGTCTGTTTTACCCTGCACCAGGTGAATTTCATTGTTTTTCCAGTCTTAATATCTATCAAGCAATACCCTAACGGCAAGCGAAAGCTGAAAACTGTCACCGCCGACCATTTACAGGCATTTATTGACTTTCTAAGCTATGGCGTGGAAAATCCAGATGGATCGACCTCAAAAGTAATGAGCAAAGGCTATATGCTCCTGTTCTCGGCGGTGTTGCAAAATTCCTTCCGCTTTGCGGTATTTCCCAAAAGGCTGATTACTTTTAACCCTATGCAGTATGTGAAGTTAAGGGGCAGGCTCCTGAAGCTGGATCCGCACAATACTGCGCCTGAAGGTCCGGATATAAATTCTTGTTCATTACCGTTAATTTTACCTTGTGCTGCATACTTACTTCATCCTCCTTGACTTTAAAAGCTATTCCAATCAATCACTGTACACTGTTTTTCCATCAATATTGCACATCAAATCCGTTTACAACCCGGTCTGCATAGATTTCCCCCGCGCTTACGTTGAGTACTTAAACTCAACTATCACTACTTCGTTTTTATCAGGATCTTTTAAGCGGACTTCGTCAGTTCCCCAATCATATCTGATGGGATACCTCCTTTTTTCTTTATACATACCATCGCCGAATCAAGATTTTCTGTTTGAAAAACAAATGATGGATATCCTGTTGGCTGCGCATTGAATAGTAGAACTCAACGAGTTCTTTCGCCTGCTCTGAGAAAACATTTGTACAATAGTATCCTGTTATCATCTTCTCACCTTATCAAATTCATTCTCCAGTCACATCAACTGGGATTTAATCATTTATGATTTCATCTAATTCCTTTTGAAGATCATCAGGTATTTTATAATAAAATGTCATTGCGTCTTCTGGAATGGCCATATTCTTTATAACATTACTCGAAATGATCTCTTGAACATATTTACTGTTTTGGAAAGTAATGACTGTTTCAATAAGTTCATAGTCCCTTTCTTCGTTAGGGTCTTGACCATACAGTAATGTTTTTTCCTGATATACAAGCATTTTATATTCGGGTATCAAATCAGATGATAATCTTTCTATTTCTTCCCAATTAGATGTATCCAATAGCTGTTTAACAGCATCTTGGTTATCAATCGTTTTTAAAAGTTTATCATCTTGAACGGAATATAACTCTATTTTACTTTGTTTTTCCCTTTCTTCATTTCTGTGATTAAGTACATTGCCTCCACATCCGGTCAACAACAAAGTACAAATTATAAGTGTGCTGATTATTTTTTTCATAATTCTCCTCACTTCTAAATCCCTCCGTAAATCCAAATTTTCCAGCTCCACCAACTGAAAATTAACTTTCTGTAATATCTGGCACTTCTCTCACCATGTCCGGCATATTTTCAAGTATATCCCGTAAGCATTTTCATGGTCTCTAAATGTGGTAAAGCGTAGATCCCGTACCAGAAATATTCATCATATCTTTTTCTGATCGGAAACGCCAGAACTGGATTGCCAAGGGTTATTCATTTACGTGCCCTGTGCTTTTCTTTTTTCTGCATATACATCTTTTTGTCTGCCGCCTGGACCAATTCTGCAAAGTCGGAAAAACCCTGTCCATCTATCACACCGTAACTGAAGGAAAGCGGTCCTTGGAAGCGATCTGTCCTCCCCTGCTCCGTGAGCATACAAAGAATTTCTTCCATACGGCTTTCTACAATGCTGACCGGAGCCTCCGGAAAAAGCAGCAGGAACTCATCCCCTCCATAACGAAACAGCATATCCTTCCCACTCCGGCATGCATGCCGCAGCTGCCCGATCACCGTCCTGATATAGCGGTCACCCTCCGCATGTCCGTACTGGTCATTCATCTTCTTTAATCCGTCCAGATCCACGAAACAAACGGTTATGGAAGTCTCCCTGCACAGCATATCGCTGCCCACATCCAGGGCATGCTGCCGGTTGTATAACCCTGTCAGCGGGTCCCGGATCGCCTTTTGCAGCAGGCGCGGCTCCTCCTGCCGGTAGATTTCCAGCTCCTGCTCCATACTCCGGTTCTTTTCCCGGTATTCCGCCATGACGCAGATCCGCCATGTGTACCAGATGCCTATGGCAAACCCCATCATGCTGAAAAGGCTGGATTTGATGCTCCATCCCTTCAAAAGCAGGTTATTTGCATCTGTCGAATAGACCAATAAGTTCAGGAACAGATAAAAGAACAGGCATGTAAGCAATTCCAGCAAAAACCCCAGGCGCCGACGGTATTTCATGATCAGACGCAGATATCCCTGAAATCGGGCCCGGCTCAGAACCTGCATAGTAAAGCCAGCCAGAACAAATCCGAGAAATACCGGAATAGCCTTCAGATTTTGGGAACTGCTGATATGATTATCAAAGGCCTGCAAAGACTGCCCGGTGATGATCGCTATGGCACTTCGGCAGAGAATATTAATTGCCAAGCCGTAAATAATCCCGGTCAGCGTACTGAACAACGTGCAGTGCCTGTCCCTATCCGTGTAAAACATGGTTTCACCAAACAGGAGGACAGCAAAACAGAGCCAGTTCATGATCAGATGGAATTCCAGCACACCGAACACAACAAAAGCCATATAATTTAATCCAAAAAACAGAATAACCGCCCTGGTGCGAAGCCCTGGCATCTGCCGCTGTCTGCTGACAAAGTTGAAGTAATTCCAGTGATAGAAGAAATATGCCGCTGCATTCAACAGGATAATGAATACATTGAAAGGAACGAAAAATCTCTCCACAGCTCTGCCTCCTCTCTAGTGCCTTCTGCTCTCTTTGTCCTGGTACATACCCTTATCGGCACGCTCCAACAGTTGATATGCGCGCTCTTGTGTATTTAGATCTACTTCCGCGATGCCGAAACTGAAGGCCGGTATGTGCTCAAATTTTCCCTCCGCAACCTCAGAACGCATTTTCTCCAGTTTTTCTTTCGCATCGGCCTCGCTGCACCCGGAAAGCACAATCACAAATTCATCGCCGCCAACCCTTGCAAATATATCCTTTTCCCGAAGCCGGCCGAGGATATACTGGGAAAACTGCACGAGATAAGAATCCCCCGCGGCATGCCCCTGACTGTCGTTGATACGTTTCAGTCCGTCCAAATCTATGTACGCCAGGGAAAACTGCTGTTTTTTCTCCAAAAGGAGTTCCATCTGCTCCATCAGATACTGGCGGGAAAACAGCCCTGTCAGTGTATCCCTGTCGCTCCTGTTTTTCAGTTCCTCCGTCCGCCGCTCCTGCCGGGCAAGCTTTTGGGACAGCTCCCGGTTCCGGATCTCGCTTCGGTGTTCCACAATGATAGAATACAGATGGAACAGGCAGCGGATAATAAAGAATTCTTTGAGTGCTGCCGCCCCGATCAACAGCAAAGGCAGTAATGACCACGGAATCCCCGCGATACAGAGCAGGCTGTCCAGGAGCAGGAAAACATTACATAACCAAAGGAAAACCATAAACGGCCGTTTTTCTTCACTGAGAGCCTGCACACGGAGTACTTCCTGCAGCTTAGGCCGGTACAGGATAACAATGTCCGCCAAGATACTGATAGCTACAGCAGTTGAGATTGTCACGATCCGCCATCCGGGCTTGTGCAGTATGAGTCCCATCGGTATTTTCACGGCCAAGGAAACCAATCCGATCAATATCATATGAAATGCGATATAGAGAGGCTGGGTAAGGCTTACCATGAAGGTCCCTTTGGACCATTCATTTCGTCTTAGGCACCAGCGGAAGGCATCACATAGAAATGCCAGCAAATAGACAACCGTCAGGTGCAGCTCCAGCATACACCATAGACAAAACAAGATCAGTTCGGGCAATATATATAAGAAACTATGGACCAACGTACATTTACGGGCATATCCCAAAGCTATCATTGTCCGAAGGGATGTATACCCCCGGAGCAGATAAAGGGCCGCCGGTATGAGCAGGCTCCATCCAATAGAAATCTCCAGTATTCTCCCCCTCCTTCCCTGCGGTATCTCCAGTTCACATGTTCCCTTGCCGCCATATAGCATCCACTATTTGCATTCAGATTATATATAGCTCTATGTTGTCTTCTTAACTCTCATATTAATGCCATATTCCCGGTCCTTGAAATATATCTGCCGTCCTGTCCTTCACTGTGAAAGTCAGACCATCAAACGTGTGATATACCTGGTCTGTGGTATAGAAAGCTCCGTTCGGCAGAAAAATCTGATACTTGCACCCATAAAGCCTCTGACGTTTTTTTCGCATCCGCTCTAATTCCCAATCCGTAAAGATTAAAATACCGATCACCATCTGAAAAACAAAAGAATTACTCCAGGCATTTAAAAAATAACCCCACATTTATACCTCCCAACATTTTTTTATTATATTGTGTTTCTCCTGGAAATGCAATTGTTGCTTTTGTTAATATGGTAAGAATAGGCAAATTCACCTCCCCTTTCTGGCTATGATTCTAATTCTATTCACATTTCAATCCATGTTTTGGATATATGGCAATGTATTCCTGTATTATAGCACATTCCCATACAAAATAAATATTAAGAGTATTTTTGCGGACAATAAGCATACCGCCTAAACACGTCCGAAGCCAGCTGCCTCCCCAAGGCCTCGGCAATTTGACTCCGGCAGGAATTATGGACACAGACAAAAGCCACTTTCACCTTCTCTCTATCCATTTATCTCTGTACCTCTTTCAACAGCCTGACAACTTCATCCTTCTTTAAGCACCTTCCCAAAACAGACCACCTTCCCATCTACCACCAGCGCCGGGGTAGTAAGGATGTGAACGACTACCTGTTCCACCGGCTGGGCATTCCCATCCTGGGAGCAAAGGCGCGGGAACGATGCACCCGTCCATTCCTGCAGCCATCAATGCCAGGTCATCACGGACAGCTGCTACATTATACTCAATATAATAAACGATTTCATCATATGGTCCCGCACTTGTCCAGTAATTCCCAAAGTTATTATTTTTCAGTGACGTGATAACAGACCGGGGATTGTACAGCCTCTTGCCGGATTTCGAGTAAAAGCCGTCATACCAGCCCTGTAACCCTTCCCTTGTCAGGCACGGTTCGGCTGTACAGGAGAGGTATCGGTCAAATAACATGTCCACCTCTTCTTCTGTAAAACCAAAATACTGAGAAAATTTTTCTTCCGATGCCATGGTATACTCCAGAAACATGTTCAACTCTGAGCCGCAAGGAAGCTGAAAGCTTGAAAAACCAAACGGAAGGATCGTCTGCCAGTTCAGATGCCCAGAACCATGAAGGATTTCCACGGATTCTGCTTTTAATTGGATCTGCTGTCCTGCTGATTAGCGGTATTGTTTTTGCAAAACTTTATACTTAAATTGAACAACCTCTGTCCTGATGGACGGGGGCTGTTTTGCCATCTCTCCAGTAAACGAAAAGTTATTCAGACGTCAGGCAAACTGTGCTATACTTATATGGTATAGCGAAAAAGGAACCGTGTGCTCCACCTGCACTAACTTCTGCTGTTGACCGTTATGCCATAGACTGCGCCTATGACGGGGAGGATGCTCTGGCGCAATACAGCATTAACAATTATGACCTCCTCATTTTAGACCTTAATCTGCCCAAACTTGACGGGATGGAAGTATTGCGGCGAATTCGTCAGCAGGATAAGACTATGCGTATACTCATCCTTTCTGCGCGGAGCAGTGTTCCGGATAAGGTCGCATTGATCAGAGGCAGCTCCATCAGAGAGTTGAATTGCCAGAGGCTACGGGAGAGGTGCTGCAGCTTACTTCGTCTTTTAACAGCATGATGGACAGATTAGAGGCTTCCTTTGAAGTACAGAAAAACTTTTTCTCAAATGCCGCCCATGAACTCAAAACTCCCCTGGCAGTCTTAAAGACTTCCCTGCAGGTGCTGGAAATGGATGATGAGCCTTCTATCCTACCGTGCAGATCAATCCCGTTCCCAGAAAATTCCGGGTTCTGGTCTTGGGCTTTCCGTTGTGAAGACAATTGTAGAGAGCTGCGGCGGTGATATTACATTGAAAAGTACAGTAGGTGTTGGAACTGCGATTACCGTCATCTTATAAATAAATGCCTGCCGTATAATTCCAGGCAAAAGCGCAGACTATAATTTTACATTTACATCTGCTGTTTCATCAAGAATGCATCTCAGATACACAAACTAATTTTAATTCGTCGGAGGGAAACGAAATGACTAAAAAATATAAAATCATGATTGGAATCCTTGTCCTCTTTCTCTGTATAGCTGCGGGAGGCTTCCTTTATTATAAAATGGCTGCTCCGCCGGGTGAAAAATTCCTGGCTTATCAGTAGGTGTTGGAACTGCGATTACCGTCATCTTATAAATAAATGCCTGCCGTATAATTCCAGGCAAAAGCGCAGACTATAATTTTACATTTACATCTGCTGTTTCATCAAGAATGCATCTCAGATACACAAACTAATTTTAATTCGTCGGAGGGAAACGAAATGACTAAAAAATATAAAATCATGATTGGAATCCTTGTCCTCTTTCTCTGTATAGCTGCGGGAGGCTTCCTTTATTATAAAATGGCTGCTCCGCCGGGTGAAAAATTCCTGGCTTATCATAATGAGGAATTGATATCCAATATCGACAGCCAGCTTTCCGGTTTGGATATGGCCGGTATCGTCCGGAATAAGGAAAAGTATGTAATTGAACAAGAGATTGCAGATATCCAGGACAATATAAAAGATGGCAGCCTTACCTATGAGGAACTGACAGCCATCTGTCTTTATAGGATCAAGACCCTGGATCAAAATAAACATGGTTTTAATTCCGTCCTGACCATCAATCCCCATGCGATGGAAGAAGCCCGCCAAAAAGATCAGGAGCGTAAAAGCCGGACAGAAAACACCTCTGAAATATTCGGAATTCCGGTTCTGTTAAAAGATAACATCAATACTTCCGGAATTCCTACCAGTGCCGGCGCTGCTGCACTGGCAGATTTTATTCCTGCCGAGGATGCTGATGTTGCAGCCGGTTTAAAAAAACGCGGCGCTATTATTTTAGGGAAAAATAATCTTTCTGAATTTGCCGGATACATGTCCAGCATAGCCCCCGCCGGATACAGTAACGCAAAAGGACAGACCATCAATCCTTTCGGGCCTTTAAAAATATCAGCATCCGGCTCCAGCAGCGGAAGCGCTGTTTCCGTAACTGCCAATCTGGCCCCTGTATCTATCGGCACAGAAACAGACGGTTCCATCGTTGCACCCGCATCCGCAGGCTCAGTAGTTGGCTTTAAGCCTACCCGTTCCACAGTCTCCGGTACAGGTATTCTCCCCCTCATACGGCAGATAGATACCCCTGGCCCAATCACAAAGAGCGTCCAGGATGCAGCGGTTGTATACAATGCCATGTCTGATCAGGCTATCACCCCTGCATGGGATAAAGAGTATCTGCAAGGTAAAACCATCGGATTAACCAGCTATGAATATAATGACAAATCTCAGGTAAGTATCCTGAAAGAAGCACTTCAGAATGCAGGTGCAAAAGTCATCGATATTACACTCAGCCAAGAAGGAGTCTTTATCTTCAGCAATATCCAATTGACATTCAAAAAAGATTACGAAGATTTTGCCAGTGTTTATGGTTTGCCAGTCAAGACCCTGGACAACCTGATAGCCTTTAATAATAAAGAAAAAGAGACAAATGCCAAATATGGCCAGGACTATCTCGAAGAAGCGGCAAAGAAGGAAGCCACAGATTCTGATGAAATCAACAAAAGTATTAAAAAGGCCGAATCCGTTCTAAATACAGCCTTTAGAGAAAATGATCTGGACGGCATTGCGTTTTTAAACAGTACGGCCTCCACTTTGCCTGCAGCGGCAGGCTTCCCTGAACTCACACTCCCTTTAGGGAGGGATAAGGACGGTGTACCACAGGGAG includes the following:
- a CDS encoding EFR1 family ferrodoxin (N-terminal region resembles flavodoxins. C-terminal ferrodoxin region binds two 4Fe-4S clusters.), producing MIGVYFSGTGNSKYCIEKFVQEYHAGAAVFSIENEELLRKIGQHEDIVFAYPVQYSNIPKIVRDFIINHQNIWKEKRIFVIATMGLFSGDGAGMLARLLEKYGAHIIGGLHLKMPDSIGDEKALKRPLETNKRLVANAENKIKAAVRELRNENPPQEGIGFFYHLAGLFGQRLYFPNKTRHYTDKLKIATQKCIGCGKCVALCPMENIDLRDRIAAADSRCTMCYRCVSNCPKQAITLLGKQVVEQCRIENYL
- a CDS encoding GGDEF domain-containing protein; the protein is MERFFVPFNVFIILLNAAAYFFYHWNYFNFVSRQRQMPGLRTRAVILFFGLNYMAFVVFGVLEFHLIMNWLCFAVLLFGETMFYTDRDRHCTLFSTLTGIIYGLAINILCRSAIAIITGQSLQAFDNHISSSQNLKAIPVFLGFVLAGFTMQVLSRARFQGYLRLIMKYRRRLGFLLELLTCLFFYLFLNLLVYSTDANNLLLKGWSIKSSLFSMMGFAIGIWYTWRICVMAEYREKNRSMEQELEIYRQEEPRLLQKAIRDPLTGLYNRQHALDVGSDMLCRETSITVCFVDLDGLKKMNDQYGHAEGDRYIRTVIGQLRHACRSGKDMLFRYGGDEFLLLFPEAPVSIVESRMEEILCMLTEQGRTDRFQGPLSFSYGVIDGQGFSDFAELVQAADKKMYMQKKEKHRARK
- a CDS encoding GGDEF domain-containing protein — its product is MLELHLTVVYLLAFLCDAFRWCLRRNEWSKGTFMVSLTQPLYIAFHMILIGLVSLAVKIPMGLILHKPGWRIVTISTAVAISILADIVILYRPKLQEVLRVQALSEEKRPFMVFLWLCNVFLLLDSLLCIAGIPWSLLPLLLIGAAALKEFFIIRCLFHLYSIIVEHRSEIRNRELSQKLARQERRTEELKNRSDRDTLTGLFSRQYLMEQMELLLEKKQQFSLAYIDLDGLKRINDSQGHAAGDSYLVQFSQYILGRLREKDIFARVGGDEFVIVLSGCSEADAKEKLEKMRSEVAEGKFEHIPAFSFGIAEVDLNTQERAYQLLERADKGMYQDKESRRH
- a CDS encoding P-loop NTPase family protein; this encodes MEILHGSGHLNWQTILPFGFSSFQLPCGSELNMFLEYTMASEEKFSQYFGFTEEEVDMLFDRYLSCTAEPCLTREGLQGWYDGFYSKSGKRLYNPRSVITSLKNNNFGNYWTSAGPYDEIVYYIEYNVAAVRDDLALMAAGMDGCIVPAPLLPGWECPAGGTGSRSHPYYPGAGGRWEGGLFWEGA
- a CDS encoding response regulator; its protein translation is MLYLYGIAKKEPCAPPALTSAVDRYAIDCAYDGEDALAQYSINNYDLLILDLNLPKLDGMEVLRRIRQQDKTMRILILSARSSVPDKVALIRGSSIRELNCQRLRERCCSLLRLLTA
- a CDS encoding ATP-binding protein, whose protein sequence is MMSLLSYRADQSRSQKIPGSGLGLSVVKTIVESCGGDITLKSTVGVGTAITVIL
- a CDS encoding amidase family protein, with amino-acid sequence MTKKYKIMIGILVLFLCIAAGGFLYYKMAAPPGEKFLAYHNEELISNIDSQLSGLDMAGIVRNKEKYVIEQEIADIQDNIKDGSLTYEELTAICLYRIKTLDQNKHGFNSVLTINPHAMEEARQKDQERKSRTENTSEIFGIPVLLKDNINTSGIPTSAGAAALADFIPAEDADVAAGLKKRGAIILGKNNLSEFAGYMSSIAPAGYSNAKGQTINPFGPLKISASGSSSGSAVSVTANLAPVSIGTETDGSIVAPASAGSVVGFKPTRSTVSGTGILPLIRQIDTPGPITKSVQDAAVVYNAMSDQAITPAWDKEYLQGKTIGLTSYEYNDKSQVSILKEALQNAGAKVIDITLSQEGVFIFSNIQLTFKKDYEDFASVYGLPVKTLDNLIAFNNKEKETNAKYGQDYLEEAAKKEATDSDEINKSIKKAESVLNTAFRENDLDGIAFLNSTASTLPAAAGFPELTLPLGRDKDGVPQGATLTVPSGEDEALLKMGYSFQEYTKGRINPLETP